Proteins found in one Massilia sp. H6 genomic segment:
- the leuS gene encoding leucine--tRNA ligase translates to MQEKYSPAEVEQAAQAYWKSIEAYKAVEHDPRFPKGKYYACSMLPYPSGKLHMGHVRNYTINDVMYRYLRMNGYNVLMPMGWDAFGMPAENAAMANNVPPAEWTYSNIAHMRGQMESMGLAIDWSREMTACKPEYYKWNQWMFLKMLEKGIIYQKTGTVNWDPVDQTVLANEQVVDGRGWRSGAPIEKREIPMYYVRITDYADELLDHVDNKLPGWPERVRTMQANWIGKSTGVRFAFPHEIKDDKGELINEGKLYVFTTRADTIMGVTFCAVAPEHALAQHAARDNPALQDFIAECKMGSVIEADMATMEKKGMPTGLFVTHPITGEQVPVWVGNYVLITYGDGAVMGVPGHDERDFGFAQKYDLPIKQVVAVEGQEFSLEAWAEWYGDKEHGRTINSGKYDGLDYTAAVNAVAGDLAGQELGDKKVTFRLRDWGISRQRYWGTPIPMIHCGDCGVVPVPEQDLPVVLPEHLVPDGTGNPLNKDEAFLACDCPKCGKPARRETDTMDTFIDSSWYYMRYTSPGSNEAMVDARNDYWMPMDQYIGGIEHAVMHLLYARFWTKVMRDFGLLKFDEPFVNLLTQGMVLNETYYREDPSGKKTWFNPADVELTFDDKGRPQNAVLRHDAQPVQIGGTEKMSKSKNNGIDPQAQIEQYGADTARLFTMFASPPEQTLEWSNTGVEGASRFLRRVWAFGYAQRERIAAALAGQKQGSPGDASLDDAQKTLRREVHKVLQQADYDLKRIQYNTVVSACMKMLNTLESSKLAEGAASDAVIAEGFSIFLRLLNPVSPHITHALWQELGYAAVHGDILNVQWPEVDPQALEQSEIEMMIQVNGKLRGKVLVAKDADKASIEAAALAEEAVQKFIEGTPKKVIVVPGKLVNIVV, encoded by the coding sequence ATGCAAGAAAAATATAGTCCAGCCGAAGTCGAACAGGCCGCCCAGGCCTACTGGAAGTCGATCGAGGCCTATAAAGCCGTCGAACACGACCCGCGTTTCCCAAAAGGCAAGTATTACGCCTGCTCGATGCTGCCTTACCCATCGGGCAAGCTGCACATGGGCCACGTGCGCAACTATACGATCAACGACGTGATGTACCGCTACCTGCGGATGAACGGCTACAACGTGCTGATGCCGATGGGCTGGGATGCCTTTGGCATGCCGGCTGAAAACGCGGCGATGGCCAACAACGTGCCTCCGGCCGAGTGGACTTATTCGAACATCGCGCACATGCGCGGGCAGATGGAATCGATGGGCCTGGCCATCGACTGGTCGCGCGAGATGACCGCCTGCAAGCCGGAATACTACAAGTGGAACCAGTGGATGTTCCTCAAGATGCTGGAAAAAGGGATCATCTACCAGAAGACCGGTACCGTGAACTGGGACCCGGTCGACCAGACCGTGCTGGCCAACGAGCAGGTGGTCGATGGCCGCGGCTGGCGTTCGGGCGCGCCGATCGAAAAGCGCGAGATCCCGATGTACTACGTGCGCATCACCGACTACGCCGACGAGCTGCTCGACCATGTCGACAACAAGCTGCCGGGCTGGCCCGAGCGCGTGCGCACCATGCAGGCCAACTGGATCGGCAAGTCGACTGGCGTGCGCTTCGCCTTCCCGCACGAGATCAAGGACGACAAGGGTGAGCTGATCAACGAGGGCAAGCTGTATGTCTTCACCACCCGCGCCGACACCATCATGGGCGTGACTTTCTGCGCCGTGGCGCCAGAACACGCACTGGCCCAGCACGCGGCGCGCGACAACCCGGCGCTGCAGGACTTCATCGCCGAATGCAAGATGGGTTCCGTGATCGAAGCCGACATGGCCACCATGGAAAAGAAGGGCATGCCGACCGGCCTGTTCGTCACCCATCCGATCACCGGCGAGCAGGTACCGGTCTGGGTCGGCAACTACGTGTTGATCACCTACGGCGACGGCGCCGTGATGGGCGTGCCGGGCCACGACGAGCGCGATTTCGGCTTCGCCCAGAAATACGACCTGCCGATCAAGCAGGTGGTGGCCGTCGAAGGCCAGGAATTCTCGCTCGAGGCCTGGGCTGAGTGGTACGGCGACAAGGAGCACGGCCGCACCATCAATTCGGGCAAGTACGATGGTCTCGACTACACCGCCGCGGTCAACGCGGTCGCCGGCGACCTGGCCGGCCAGGAGCTGGGCGACAAGAAGGTCACCTTCCGCCTGCGCGACTGGGGCATTTCGCGCCAGCGCTACTGGGGTACTCCGATTCCGATGATCCACTGCGGCGATTGCGGCGTGGTGCCGGTTCCCGAGCAAGACCTGCCGGTGGTACTGCCCGAGCACCTGGTCCCGGACGGCACCGGCAACCCGCTGAACAAGGACGAGGCCTTCCTCGCCTGCGACTGCCCCAAGTGCGGCAAGCCGGCGCGTCGCGAGACCGACACGATGGACACCTTCATCGATTCGTCCTGGTACTACATGCGCTATACCTCGCCGGGTTCGAACGAGGCGATGGTCGACGCCCGCAACGATTACTGGATGCCGATGGACCAGTACATCGGCGGCATCGAGCACGCCGTCATGCACCTGCTATACGCGCGCTTCTGGACCAAGGTGATGCGCGACTTCGGCCTGCTCAAGTTCGACGAGCCGTTTGTCAACCTGCTGACCCAGGGGATGGTGCTCAACGAGACCTACTACCGCGAAGACCCGTCCGGCAAGAAGACCTGGTTCAACCCGGCCGATGTCGAGCTTACCTTCGATGACAAGGGCCGCCCGCAGAATGCGGTGCTCAGGCATGATGCCCAGCCGGTCCAGATCGGCGGCACCGAGAAGATGTCGAAGTCGAAGAACAACGGCATCGATCCGCAGGCGCAGATCGAACAGTACGGCGCCGACACCGCGCGCCTGTTCACGATGTTCGCCTCGCCGCCAGAGCAGACCCTGGAGTGGTCGAACACCGGCGTCGAAGGCGCCAGCCGCTTCCTGCGCCGTGTCTGGGCCTTCGGCTATGCGCAGCGCGAACGCATCGCCGCTGCCCTGGCGGGCCAGAAGCAGGGCTCGCCGGGCGACGCGTCGCTCGACGACGCGCAAAAGACCCTGCGCCGCGAAGTGCACAAGGTGCTGCAGCAGGCCGACTACGACCTCAAGCGCATCCAGTACAACACGGTGGTCTCGGCCTGCATGAAGATGCTCAACACGCTCGAATCGAGCAAGCTGGCCGAAGGTGCCGCCAGTGACGCGGTGATCGCCGAAGGCTTCTCGATCTTCCTGCGCCTGCTGAACCCGGTTTCACCGCACATCACCCACGCCTTGTGGCAGGAACTGGGCTATGCCGCTGTCCACGGCGACATTCTCAATGTGCAGTGGCCCGAAGTCGACCCGC
- a CDS encoding barstar family protein encodes MATAELNGAAIVDEASFHLESRRAFGFPDSYADSIDAWVDCLSYLRDDENMTKFTIKPGEVLEIVIVDAGKMKLAVPDLLEEIAFCVGGINERYQDYGDEPALELVLR; translated from the coding sequence ATGGCAACTGCAGAACTCAATGGCGCGGCGATCGTGGACGAGGCGTCCTTTCACCTCGAATCGCGGCGCGCGTTCGGCTTTCCCGACTCGTATGCCGACAGCATCGATGCCTGGGTCGACTGCCTGAGCTACCTGCGCGACGACGAGAACATGACCAAGTTCACGATCAAGCCGGGCGAAGTGCTCGAGATCGTCATTGTCGACGCCGGCAAGATGAAGCTTGCCGTGCCCGACCTGCTCGAGGAAATCGCGTTCTGCGTCGGCGGCATCAACGAGCGCTATCAGGATTACGGGGACGAGCCGGCGCTGGAGCTGGTGCTGCGCTGA
- the dapB gene encoding 4-hydroxy-tetrahydrodipicolinate reductase: MTTLNIAVAGASGRMGRMLVQAISAAPDATLVGALDVAGSPSIGQDAGAFAGQPTGVLIESDFAAALHNADVLIDFTRPEGTLRHLDYCAANGVQMVIGTTGFDDAGKAAIRLAAGKVGVVLAPNMSVGVNVTLKLLEMAAKSFSEGYDIEIVEAHHRHKVDAPSGTALKMGEVIADALGRDLKQCAVYGREGVTGERDPSTIGFATVRGGDVVGDHTVLFLGTGERIEISHKSSSRVTYAHGALRAARFLAAQPHGLFGMDDVLGLKG, from the coding sequence ATGACGACCCTGAACATCGCCGTCGCCGGCGCCAGCGGCCGCATGGGCCGCATGCTGGTCCAGGCTATTTCAGCCGCGCCCGACGCTACGCTGGTCGGCGCGCTGGACGTCGCCGGTTCGCCATCGATCGGCCAGGACGCCGGCGCTTTTGCCGGCCAGCCCACCGGCGTGCTGATCGAGTCCGACTTCGCGGCGGCATTGCACAATGCCGATGTGCTGATCGACTTTACCCGCCCGGAAGGCACGCTGCGCCACCTCGACTACTGCGCCGCCAATGGGGTGCAGATGGTGATCGGCACCACCGGCTTCGACGATGCAGGCAAGGCCGCGATTCGCCTGGCGGCCGGTAAGGTCGGCGTGGTGCTGGCGCCGAACATGAGCGTGGGTGTGAACGTCACGCTCAAGCTGCTCGAGATGGCGGCAAAAAGCTTCAGCGAAGGCTATGACATCGAGATTGTCGAGGCGCATCACCGGCACAAGGTCGACGCGCCCTCCGGCACCGCCCTGAAGATGGGAGAAGTCATCGCCGACGCGCTCGGGCGCGACCTGAAACAGTGCGCCGTCTACGGCCGCGAAGGCGTGACCGGCGAGCGCGATCCATCCACCATCGGCTTTGCCACCGTGCGCGGGGGCGACGTGGTGGGCGACCATACCGTGCTGTTCCTGGGAACCGGCGAACGCATCGAGATCAGCCACAAGTCGAGCAGCCGCGTGACCTACGCCCACGGCGCCCTGCGCGCGGCGCGCTTCCTGGCGGCCCAACCCCACGGCCTGTTCGGCATGGACGATGTGCTCGGGTTGAAAGGCTGA
- a CDS encoding outer membrane protein assembly factor BamE, producing the protein MRVKPAVLRRFPARAALAAGLACTLLLSGCASWRNQTRPAPPVSTDSAALAADAQKSAAAANAGAQTVQASKLQKFMWVFSPYRPDIQQGNFVSQEMLDQLKQGQTKEQVRFILGSPLLTDMFHAERWDYPFYLARGNGELTTSRVTVFFKDDKVERFEGGNLPTEREYIDRIAGPAKVSTKAKQATRPVEPVKVGGAPVVQ; encoded by the coding sequence ATGCGCGTCAAACCAGCCGTTCTCCGTCGATTCCCAGCCCGGGCAGCCCTTGCGGCCGGCCTGGCATGCACGCTGCTGCTGTCGGGCTGCGCCTCCTGGCGCAACCAGACGCGCCCGGCGCCGCCGGTGAGCACGGACTCGGCTGCACTTGCCGCCGACGCACAAAAATCGGCGGCCGCCGCCAATGCCGGCGCGCAGACGGTGCAGGCCAGCAAGCTGCAGAAATTCATGTGGGTATTCTCGCCTTACCGCCCAGACATCCAGCAGGGTAATTTCGTCTCGCAAGAGATGCTGGACCAGCTCAAGCAAGGTCAGACCAAGGAGCAGGTGCGCTTTATTCTCGGCTCGCCGCTGCTGACCGACATGTTCCACGCCGAGCGCTGGGACTATCCGTTCTACCTGGCGCGCGGCAATGGCGAACTGACCACCAGCCGCGTTACCGTCTTCTTCAAGGATGACAAGGTCGAGCGCTTCGAAGGCGGCAACCTGCCAACCGAGCGCGAGTACATCGACCGCATCGCCGGTCCGGCCAAGGTCAGCACCAAGGCCAAGCAGGCAACCCGTCCGGTCGAACCGGTCAAGGTTGGCGGCGCCCCCGTCGTCCAGTAA
- the fur gene encoding ferric iron uptake transcriptional regulator, whose protein sequence is MSSSTSNNPSDLKASGLKATLPRLKILEIFQNSAVRHLTAEDVYKILLSDNMDVGLATVYRVLTQFEQAGLLNRNHFETGKAIYELNAGSHHDHLVCLDCGHVEEFYDEEIESRQHKIAAERGYKIAEHSLAIYGNCIKVGCPRKT, encoded by the coding sequence ATGAGCAGCAGCACGAGTAATAATCCGAGCGACCTGAAGGCAAGTGGCCTCAAGGCAACCTTGCCACGCCTGAAAATCCTGGAAATCTTCCAGAACAGCGCCGTGCGGCATTTAACGGCGGAAGATGTCTACAAAATCCTGTTGTCTGACAACATGGACGTCGGCCTGGCCACCGTGTACCGCGTGCTGACCCAGTTCGAACAGGCCGGCCTGCTCAACCGCAATCACTTCGAAACCGGTAAGGCGATCTACGAGCTCAACGCCGGTTCGCACCACGATCACCTGGTCTGTCTCGATTGCGGGCATGTCGAGGAGTTCTACGACGAAGAGATCGAATCGCGCCAGCACAAGATCGCGGCCGAACGCGGGTACAAGATCGCCGAGCACTCGCTGGCGATTTATGGCAACTGTATCAAGGTAGGGTGCCCGCGCAAGACCTGA
- the hrcA gene encoding heat-inducible transcriptional repressor HrcA — protein MQLEPRAQTLLKALVERYIADGQPVGSRALSKISGLDVSPATIRNIMADLEEMGYVSSPHTSAGRIPTPRGYRLFVDTLLTVQHLDEHAMESHQMRLPQQQPQKLIANAAQMLSSLSQFAGVVQSPRRESVFQQIEFLRLSEKRILLVIVDPRGDVQNRLLLTDADYTPSQLIQSANYLNQNFAGLTFDQVRQRLSGELRQLSDDMGRLMAVAIETGGEAMAEGDDMVISGERNLLSVSDLSSNMTSLRQMFEMFEQKTGLMQLLDMSSKAGGVQIFIGGESKLVPMDEMSIVTAPYEVNGRVVGTLGVIGPTRMAYERVIPIVDITAKLLSNALSHS, from the coding sequence ATGCAACTCGAACCCCGCGCCCAGACCCTGCTCAAAGCCCTCGTCGAGCGTTATATCGCCGACGGCCAGCCGGTCGGATCGCGCGCGCTGTCGAAGATTTCCGGTCTCGACGTTTCGCCCGCCACGATCCGCAACATCATGGCCGACCTCGAAGAGATGGGCTATGTCTCCAGCCCCCACACCTCGGCCGGCCGCATCCCGACCCCGCGCGGCTACCGGTTGTTCGTCGATACCCTACTGACGGTGCAGCACCTCGACGAGCACGCAATGGAATCGCACCAGATGCGGTTGCCGCAGCAGCAGCCGCAAAAGCTCATCGCCAATGCCGCCCAGATGCTCTCTTCGCTGTCGCAGTTCGCCGGCGTGGTGCAGAGCCCGCGGCGCGAATCGGTGTTCCAGCAGATCGAATTCCTGCGCCTGTCCGAAAAGCGCATCCTGCTGGTCATCGTCGACCCGCGCGGCGATGTGCAGAACCGCCTGCTGCTCACCGACGCCGACTACACGCCCTCGCAGCTGATCCAGTCGGCCAACTACCTGAACCAGAATTTCGCGGGACTGACCTTCGACCAGGTACGCCAGCGCCTGAGCGGCGAACTGCGCCAGCTGAGCGACGACATGGGCCGCCTGATGGCGGTGGCGATCGAAACCGGTGGTGAAGCAATGGCCGAAGGCGACGACATGGTGATCTCCGGCGAGCGCAACCTGCTGTCGGTATCGGACCTGTCGTCCAACATGACGTCGCTGCGCCAGATGTTCGAGATGTTCGAACAGAAAACCGGCCTGATGCAGCTGCTCGACATGTCGAGCAAGGCGGGTGGGGTGCAGATCTTCATTGGCGGCGAGTCCAAGCTGGTGCCGATGGATGAAATGAGCATCGTCACCGCGCCCTACGAGGTCAATGGCCGCGTGGTCGGCACCCTGGGCGTGATCGGACCGACCCGGATGGCCTACGAGCGGGTGATTCCAATCGTGGACATTACGGCGAAACTGTTATCGAACGCGCTGAGCCATTCCTGA
- a CDS encoding HAD family hydrolase → MIQPRRPWPKAVLFDLDDTLWPIAPVIIEAEQVLFAWLREHAPLVAQHFTIDTLRHARLELLARKPEFQLDLGALRRAGLIAAFEQAGEDAAKVELAMTEFFAARNAVIPFDDVLPGLLRLKNRVRLASVTNGNADLQTIGLARHFEVSVAAPGFGVAKPHAAIFLEACRQLAIDPSEAVYVGDDLRLDVYGAQRAGMRAVWMNRSAQPNHLAGEVRPDAEVNSLDGLFDWLKRQHG, encoded by the coding sequence ATGATCCAGCCGCGCCGTCCCTGGCCCAAAGCCGTTTTGTTCGACCTCGACGACACCTTGTGGCCGATCGCCCCCGTCATCATCGAGGCCGAACAAGTGTTGTTTGCCTGGCTGCGCGAACATGCGCCGCTGGTCGCGCAGCATTTCACGATCGACACGCTGCGCCACGCGCGCCTGGAACTGCTGGCCCGCAAACCTGAATTCCAGCTCGACCTGGGCGCCTTGCGCCGCGCCGGCCTGATCGCGGCCTTCGAGCAGGCCGGCGAAGACGCCGCCAAGGTCGAGCTGGCGATGACCGAGTTCTTCGCCGCGCGCAACGCGGTGATCCCCTTCGACGACGTACTGCCCGGCTTGCTGCGCCTGAAGAACCGGGTGCGCCTTGCCTCGGTCACCAACGGCAATGCCGATTTGCAGACGATCGGCCTGGCGCGCCATTTCGAGGTGTCGGTCGCGGCGCCGGGTTTCGGCGTCGCCAAACCGCATGCGGCAATTTTCCTGGAAGCTTGTCGCCAGCTTGCCATCGACCCCAGCGAGGCGGTGTACGTGGGCGACGATCTGCGGCTTGACGTGTATGGCGCCCAGCGCGCGGGCATGCGCGCGGTGTGGATGAACCGCAGCGCCCAGCCGAACCACCTGGCCGGAGAGGTCCGGCCCGATGCCGAGGTCAACAGCCTGGACGGACTGTTCGACTGGCTCAAGCGCCAGCACGGATAA
- the rsmA gene encoding 16S rRNA (adenine(1518)-N(6)/adenine(1519)-N(6))-dimethyltransferase RsmA, with the protein MKHVARKRFGQNFLTDKMVLSDIIDTIAPQRGETMVEIGPGLAAMTALLLKQLDQMHVVELDRDLVARLEKAYPREKLTVHSGDALKFDFGAIPVPEGQRLRIVGNLPYNISSPLLFHLAEFAPLVEDQHFMLQKEVVERMVAEPGTKAYGRLSVMLQWRYDMSLMFIVPPTAFDPPPRVDSAIVRMVPKREMLACDGAKLEKVVAKAFSQRRKVIRNCVAGMFTEAQLVEAGIEPSVRPEAVGLEQYVALANLL; encoded by the coding sequence ATGAAACACGTAGCACGCAAGCGCTTCGGTCAGAATTTCCTGACCGACAAGATGGTCCTGAGCGACATCATCGACACCATTGCGCCGCAGCGCGGCGAAACCATGGTCGAGATCGGCCCGGGGCTGGCCGCCATGACGGCGCTGCTGCTCAAGCAGCTCGACCAGATGCATGTGGTCGAGCTCGACCGCGATCTGGTCGCGCGCCTGGAAAAAGCCTATCCACGCGAGAAACTCACCGTGCATTCGGGCGACGCCCTCAAGTTCGATTTCGGCGCGATTCCGGTGCCGGAAGGGCAGCGCCTGCGTATCGTCGGCAACCTGCCGTACAACATTTCGAGCCCGCTGCTGTTTCACCTGGCCGAGTTTGCACCGCTGGTGGAAGACCAGCACTTCATGCTGCAAAAGGAAGTGGTCGAACGTATGGTGGCCGAGCCCGGCACCAAGGCCTATGGCCGCCTGTCGGTAATGCTGCAATGGCGCTACGACATGAGCCTGATGTTCATCGTGCCGCCGACCGCCTTCGATCCGCCGCCGCGGGTGGACTCGGCCATCGTGCGCATGGTCCCCAAACGCGAGATGCTCGCCTGCGACGGCGCCAAGCTGGAAAAAGTGGTCGCCAAGGCCTTCTCGCAGCGTCGCAAGGTGATCCGCAACTGCGTGGCCGGCATGTTCACCGAAGCCCAGCTGGTCGAAGCCGGCATCGAGCCGAGTGTGCGTCCTGAGGCGGTGGGGCTGGAACAGTATGTGGCGCTGGCCAATCTGCTCTAA
- the pdxA gene encoding 4-hydroxythreonine-4-phosphate dehydrogenase PdxA gives MAMPQANGAPAHRPILAITVGEPAGIGPEISIRAAWALREFANCVLVGDAAFLALTASLIDPEIRLAALSVQALRNSGLPQFGKERLAVIDVPLDAHVVPGRLDPDNGRAVLATLDLAIEGALCGWFEGIVTAPLQKSTINDAGVAFSGHTEYLAEKTGTPKVVMMLAGQPAAGQGGEQPYLRVALATTHLPLKDVPAALTVDNLTQVLDIVDGDLKSKFGIAAPRILVTGLNPHAGENGYLGREEIEVITPVLERARARGIDARGPYPADTLFQPKYLQDADCVLAMYHDQGLPVLKHATFGRGINVTLGLPLVRTSVDHGTALDLAAQGLGLADCGSMIEAIRAAMGMADARRAR, from the coding sequence ATGGCGATGCCGCAGGCGAACGGCGCGCCGGCGCATCGTCCGATCCTCGCGATCACCGTCGGCGAACCGGCCGGCATCGGTCCCGAGATCTCGATCCGCGCCGCCTGGGCGCTGCGCGAGTTCGCCAATTGCGTGCTGGTGGGCGACGCCGCCTTCCTGGCGCTCACGGCCAGCCTGATCGACCCCGAGATCCGCCTGGCGGCTCTGTCGGTCCAGGCGCTGCGCAACAGTGGCCTGCCGCAGTTCGGCAAGGAGCGGCTGGCCGTCATCGACGTGCCACTCGATGCCCACGTGGTGCCGGGCCGGCTCGACCCGGACAACGGTCGCGCCGTGCTGGCCACCCTGGACCTGGCGATCGAAGGAGCCCTGTGCGGCTGGTTCGAGGGCATCGTCACCGCACCGCTCCAGAAAAGCACCATCAACGACGCCGGCGTCGCCTTCTCCGGCCATACCGAATACCTGGCCGAGAAAACCGGCACGCCGAAAGTGGTGATGATGCTGGCCGGCCAGCCGGCGGCCGGGCAGGGCGGTGAGCAGCCCTACTTGCGGGTGGCGCTGGCCACCACCCACCTGCCGCTCAAGGACGTGCCGGCCGCCCTGACGGTGGACAATTTGACCCAGGTGCTCGACATCGTCGATGGCGACCTGAAATCGAAGTTCGGCATCGCCGCGCCGCGTATCCTGGTCACCGGCCTGAACCCGCACGCGGGCGAAAACGGTTACCTGGGCCGCGAAGAAATCGAGGTCATCACGCCGGTGCTGGAGCGCGCCCGCGCGCGCGGCATCGATGCGCGCGGCCCCTACCCGGCCGACACGCTGTTCCAACCCAAATACCTGCAAGACGCCGACTGCGTGCTGGCGATGTACCACGACCAGGGCCTGCCGGTGCTCAAGCATGCGACCTTCGGGCGCGGCATCAACGTCACGCTCGGCCTGCCGCTGGTGCGCACCTCGGTCGACCATGGCACCGCGCTCGACCTGGCCGCGCAGGGCCTCGGCCTGGCCGACTGCGGCAGCATGATCGAAGCCATTCGCGCCGCCATGGGCATGGCCGACGCCCGCCGGGCCAGATAA
- a CDS encoding peptidylprolyl isomerase — protein sequence MTRSTRLHVSTLAAALLCALTAGQVLAQAAPAAAAPAASAAKPGSGFLPPASSNTTVIDSIHVVVNDEVITKNEVRKRVAQTVQNLKARNVQLPDQATLERQVVEAMIVERAQIQLAKEMGVRIDDRTLDATIGRIADGQKMTVQEMRNQMEKEGLAYSQFRDDIRSEIMMSRLREHEVDAKIQVSEAEIDTYLAASKAAAAEKVEMNLAQILVSVPENASSEQIAARRARAEEVARQLRTGADFSKMAATYSDAPDALKGGEIGWRDPDRLPPVFATELRKLQPGQVTSIIKTNVGFHILRMADKRSLLDAAAEDKNVVQQTRVSHILMKPTPTMTAAEVKRKLLDLKEKVANGAATFEELARQHSQEPASAAKGGDLGWLAPGDAGPEFDQALTSLKPGEMSDVIESPFGFHVLRVIERKSEDQSQQKERSLARQILRERKTQEAMEDWMRQVRDRAYVEFREEG from the coding sequence ATGACGCGTTCCACCCGTTTGCACGTTTCCACGCTTGCCGCAGCGCTGCTGTGCGCACTGACCGCGGGCCAGGTACTGGCCCAAGCCGCTCCAGCCGCGGCCGCACCCGCCGCGTCCGCGGCCAAGCCGGGCAGCGGCTTCTTGCCGCCGGCGTCAAGCAACACCACGGTGATCGATTCGATCCACGTCGTGGTCAATGACGAAGTCATTACCAAGAACGAGGTGCGCAAGCGCGTCGCCCAGACCGTGCAGAACCTGAAAGCGCGCAATGTGCAGCTGCCGGACCAGGCCACCCTGGAGCGCCAGGTAGTCGAAGCGATGATCGTCGAGCGCGCGCAGATCCAGCTGGCCAAGGAAATGGGTGTGCGCATCGATGACCGCACGCTCGACGCCACCATCGGCCGCATCGCCGATGGCCAGAAAATGACGGTGCAGGAAATGCGCAACCAGATGGAGAAAGAGGGCCTGGCGTATTCGCAGTTCCGCGACGACATCCGCAGCGAGATCATGATGAGCCGCCTGCGCGAGCACGAAGTCGACGCCAAGATCCAGGTCTCCGAAGCCGAGATCGACACCTATCTGGCGGCGTCCAAGGCAGCGGCGGCCGAGAAGGTCGAGATGAACCTGGCGCAGATCCTGGTGTCCGTGCCCGAAAACGCCTCGTCCGAGCAGATCGCCGCACGTCGCGCCCGCGCCGAAGAAGTGGCGCGCCAGTTGCGCACCGGCGCCGACTTCAGCAAGATGGCCGCTACCTATTCCGACGCCCCCGACGCCCTCAAGGGCGGCGAGATCGGCTGGCGCGACCCGGACCGCCTGCCGCCAGTGTTCGCCACCGAGCTGCGCAAGCTGCAGCCGGGCCAGGTCACGTCGATCATCAAGACCAATGTTGGCTTCCACATCCTGCGCATGGCGGACAAGCGCAGCCTGCTCGACGCCGCCGCGGAAGACAAGAACGTGGTCCAGCAAACCCGCGTCAGCCACATCCTCATGAAGCCGACGCCGACCATGACGGCGGCCGAAGTCAAGCGCAAGCTGCTCGACCTGAAGGAGAAGGTCGCCAATGGGGCCGCCACCTTCGAAGAGCTGGCGCGCCAGCACAGCCAGGAGCCTGCCAGTGCCGCCAAGGGCGGTGACCTGGGCTGGCTGGCGCCGGGCGATGCCGGCCCCGAGTTCGACCAGGCGCTGACCAGCCTGAAGCCGGGCGAAATGTCCGACGTCATCGAGTCGCCATTCGGCTTCCACGTGCTGCGCGTAATTGAGCGCAAGTCCGAAGACCAGAGTCAGCAGAAAGAGCGCAGCCTGGCACGCCAGATCCTGCGCGAGCGCAAGACCCAGGAAGCGATGGAAGACTGGATGCGCCAGGTGCGCGACCGCGCCTACGTCGAGTTCCGCGAGGAAGGCTAA